The genomic interval CTCGTGAACTCGCCGCCGTCGATCTCGATCACCCGGCTGACGATGCGATTCATGAAGTCCTTGTCGTGGCAGGTCATCAGCACGGCGCCGGGGTAGTCGCGGATGAAGGCCTCGAGCCATAGGATCGACTCGATGTCGAGATGGTTGGTGGGCTCGTCCATCAGCAACACGTCGGGCCGTCCGAGCAGGATTCGCGCGAGGCCCACACGCATCTTCCAGCCTCCCGAGAGCGCACCCACGTCACCGTCCACCTGCGGATCGTCGAATCCGAGGCCGTGCAGCACTTCGCGCGCGCGCGACTCCAGGTCGTAGCCACCGCCGCGTTCGTACTCTTCCTGCGCGTGGCCATAGCGTTCGAGGATGCGGTCCATGTCGCCCGCTCGTTCGGGATCCGCCATCGCCGCCTCGAGCGCCTTCAACTCGTGATGCAGATCGCCCAGCGATCCGCTGCTCGCGATGGTCTCGTCCAGCACCCAGCGGCCGGACATCTCGCCGATGTCCTGGCGGTAGTAGCCGACGCTGGTGCGCTTCGGGGTCGAGACCTCGCCCTCGTCGGGGATCTCCTCACCGACGATCATGCGGAACACCGTCGTCTTGCCGGCGCCGTTGGGCCCGACGAGGCCCGCCTTCTCGCCCGGATTGAGCTGGAACGAGGTCTCGACGAACAAGATCTGGCGACCGTACTGCTTGCTGACGTTTTGAAAGGCGATCATGGGTCGCGCACCTTACACGCTCCGGGATGAGATTCGAATCTCCGCCGGTGTAGGGTTACGGCACGATTCGCACTCGATCGAAGGGGAGGTACGCATGTCCAGCACCCGTGCCGCGACGATTCGAGAAGCCGCGCGACCACTCTCGGCCGCGGACTTTCCGGGCACGATCCGCTCGCACTTCCCCTACTGGGACGTGCAGTTCAGGCCCTTCCTGCTCGACGTGGTCACGGCGCTCCCCGTCGGGCAATTCGACTTCAAGCCGCTCCCCGTGATGATGACGGCGCGCCAGCTGGTGCTGCACCTCGCCGAAACCGAACGCTGGTGGGTCTCGCATATCGTGGACGGCGAGAGCTATGAGGACTTCGTCGTCCCGGCGCCGCAAGCCTCCGAGGGAGGCGTGGCCACGATCGAAGCACCGGACACTGCGGCGCTCCTCGCGATTCTCGCGCGCTGGCACGTCCCGACACAGCGCTGGCTCGAGCAGCCGGTTGGCGAGCTTGCCCGCACCATCACCCATCGCCCGGCAGGCGAGGCGGAGCGACGCTACTCGCTTCACTACATTCTTCAGCGCGTGCAGGAGCACGAGATCCATCACCGTGCTCAGCTCGTATCCTACCTGCGACTCATGGGCGTCGAGCCTCCGCCCGTGTTCTGAAGAGTCTTCGGGGGGCGGAGGCTTCGTGCCGAAACGCGCGTCAGGCCGCGGGGATCTTGAGCTTCTGCCCCGGATGAATCAGGTCGGGATTCTTGATCACGTCGCGGTTCGCCTCGTAAATCTTCTTCCACTGATTGGCGTCCTGGTAGTAGTGCTTCGCAATCTTCGACAGGCTCTCGCCGGCCTCCACCACATGGACCTGTTCCGGATTCGGAATCATGCGGGCGGTGGATTCGACGCCGCTGACGACACCGGAAAAATCCGGCTTCTTCTCATTCGACTGAGTCATGAAGACTTCCTTTCGGTTGGGAGACGTTCCCCCGCGAGGCTCGAGGCGCAGGACCGCCTCAGCGAACGGTGTATCGAACCAGCACTCCTTCGACGAACACGACTTCAAACGTCCCTTCGCGATTCGAGTACACGCAGGTCGTGCGTTTGAGGCCATCGACTTCGGAGGATTCGAGTCGCTCCGGGCGGCCGAGCATCCGCTCGACCTGCGCGATCGTCATACCCTTTCGCAGCGACCCCACGCCATCCGAGCCCGCAGCCGGCTCCGCGGAATCGGACTCCGTCATTTCCGAGTCGCCAAATCTCACCCAACGAGCGAGCGCCGTCCGCAGGGCGTCCGGAGTGAGCGCCGCCTCGGGCACGCCGTTCGGGTAGCGCAGGTTGAATCGTGAGCCCCCGCTCAGCCGCTTCTCGGCGATCAGGGCACGCTGCATCTCGGCCGCGCCGGCGACGCGAGCGCGATTCGCGGCGTCCTCGCGATGTCGCCCTTTGCGGAGGTCGTCGAGTTCTCGCTGCATCTCGCGCTTCCGCTCGGCATTGGGCTCTCCGCGAATCCACCCCTCGAGATCGCGCTCTCGCTTCGTCTTCTCGGCGCTCTCGACGTCCACGTTCGGAGAGTTCTCGTCGAACAGTGTGCCGTAACCGCCGCCGGCGAGCTGGAACTCGATGAACTTCGGATTGACCTTGACCTTCGTCACCATCACCGAGCTTCCGCTGCGAAGCGCGACGCCGAATTGCTTGAGGCGATGAGAGTAGTCGCCCAGATCGAGCGGTTGCGGTTCGCCGACACTCACATCGACTCCGCCCGAGGTCGCGGGCATATCGAGTTTCAACGTCACCTGGCTGCCTTCGAAGGCAGACTTGAGTCGCGACTCGCCGAGCTTGAGCACCGTGCGATCGAGTTCTGCGAGCCCGGGCGCGGCGTGCAGCAGCAGGCTGACGGCGAACGCGGTGACGATCGTACTTCGCATGCGACCTCCGTGGTTCTCGTGGATGCGCTCCAGGAGCGCAGCATGTCCCAACCGCGGCGCAAGGTCTACTTTTCCCTTTACGGTGATCGTCGCGGCGATTAGCTTTCGCGCCGCCGACAGGAGGAGGACCCTCGATGGATTCACGACCGGCCGAAGGAGGGACAAATGGGCAGGATCCGATGGACGACCCGGGTGGGAGCGACCGCCGTCGTGGTCGCCGCGCTGGCGGCGATCTCATGTTCCGGACTTCCGAAGGAACCGCATGCGATGTCACCCGCCGAGAAGCTCGCGTGGGGCGAGAAGCTGTCGCGCACTTCGGGTTGCGTCGACTGCCACACGCCTGGCGCATTGTACGGCGCCGCGGATTCGACGCGACTCCTGTCGGGCAGCGAACTGGGGTGGCAAGGGCCGTGGGGGTCACGTACTCGCGCAATCTCACACCGGATGTCGAGACCGGAATCGGAAGCTGGACTGAAGAGGACATCGTGCGCGCCATTCGAACCGGGCAGCGTCCCGATAAATCTCCGATCCTGCCGCCCATGCCGTGGCCGCAATTCGCATTCCTGTCCGACGACGATGCCTACGCGTTGGCCGCCTACCTCAAGAGCATTCCCGCGGTGCACCACGTCTCGCCCGAGCGCCTCCTGGACGCGGCGGATGCAACCGGACCACGCTTGATCTTCCCACCGCCGCCGGCCTGGGACGTCCAGCACCTGCCTCCGCCGGACAGCGGCGCATCCGCAGCGGGATCGCACTGATCCCATGATCCCGGTTGCCACCGCGCTGGTGCTGAGCTG from Candidatus Eisenbacteria bacterium carries:
- a CDS encoding DUF664 domain-containing protein gives rise to the protein MSSTRAATIREAARPLSAADFPGTIRSHFPYWDVQFRPFLLDVVTALPVGQFDFKPLPVMMTARQLVLHLAETERWWVSHIVDGESYEDFVVPAPQASEGGVATIEAPDTAALLAILARWHVPTQRWLEQPVGELARTITHRPAGEAERRYSLHYILQRVQEHEIHHRAQLVSYLRLMGVEPPPVF
- a CDS encoding LysM peptidoglycan-binding domain-containing protein; translation: MTQSNEKKPDFSGVVSGVESTARMIPNPEQVHVVEAGESLSKIAKHYYQDANQWKKIYEANRDVIKNPDLIHPGQKLKIPAA